In one Misgurnus anguillicaudatus chromosome 1, ASM2758022v2, whole genome shotgun sequence genomic region, the following are encoded:
- the net1 gene encoding neuroepithelial cell-transforming gene 1 protein isoform X2 has translation MQRHRRQSYAKLGVWPSLRRGSSFTFLTPGPQWDFTLKRKRREKDDVDAVSLCSFDFKEPCTKRVRPLGRVTSLANLISPVKNGAVRRFGQTLQASFRGDGRSPGVPQQKPCSKAAAPTPPKRRNSTLWSETLDVHQKGAFSTKEIKRQEAIFELTRGEQDLIEDLKLARKAYHDPMLKLSIMSEEELTAIFGDLDAYIPVHEDLLAQLAKATGPDGTVRQIGKIVVDWLPRLNAYREYCSNQLAAKALLDQKKQDPRVQDFLQRCLESPFSRKLDLWSFLDIPRSRLVKYPLLLKEILRHTPPDHPDTASLEKAISIIQAVLADINMKKGESECQYYIDKLEYLDDRQKDPRIEQCKSLLCHGELRNKSGTKLHVFLFTEVLVLTRPVTRNDRHCYQVYRQPIPVQDLVLEDLQDGDVRMGGSFRGAFSNADKAKNIFRVRFQDPAHGQSHTLQVNDIFHKQQWLNCLRTAMSTYKDSAIPENEPPSTPPPADACIKRRSSSISAVMHMEESDENCPSIASSAPSSPCSEEPPSPTTSTTSTLSSSSSSSSSSSSVSLSRKSKKDKRSLCSLGKRKETMV, from the exons ATGCAGCGTCACAGGAGACAGAGCTACGCCAAGCTTGGCGTGTG GCCGTCTTTGAGAAGAGGAAGTTCTTTCACCTTTTTGACACCTGGACCCCAATGGGACTTCACTTTG AAACGCAAACGCAGAGAGAAAGATGACGTGGATGCTGTCAGTCTTTGCAGCTTTGACTTTAAG GAACCCTGTACCAAGCGCGTGCGGCCACTCGGCCGAGTGACCTCCCTGGCGAACCTCATCTCACCCGTGAAGAATGGGGCCGTCCGACGTTTCGGCCAGACCCTCCAAGCCTCGTTTCGGGGCGACGGTCGGTCTCCGGGCGTGCCCCAGCAGAAGCCCTGCAGCAAGGCCGCAGCCCCGACGCCGCCCAAACGCCGCAACAGCACGCTCTGGTCCGAGACCCTGGACGTCCACCAGAAGGGAGCCTTTTCCACCAAGGAGATTAAGAGACAGGAG GCTATTTTTGAGCTGACTCGTGGAGAACAGGACCTGATTGAAGACCTGAAGTTAGCCCGAAAG GCGTACCACGACCCGATGTTGAAACTCTCGATTATGTCCGAAGAGGAGTTGACGGCCATCTTCGGAGACTTGGACGCTTATATACCCGTTCATGAAG ATCTTCTCGCTCAACTGGCGAAAGCCACAGGCCCGGATGGTACGGTGAGACAGATTGGCAAGATTGTTGTGGACTGG CTGCCGAGGTTAAACGCTTACAGGGAATACTGTAGTAACCAGCTGGCCGCCAAAGCGCTCCTCGACCAAAAAAAGCAAGACCCGAGAGTTCAAGACTTTTTGCAACGTTGCCTCGAGTCGCCGTTCAGCAGGAAGCTGGACCTGTGGAGCTTTCTGGACATCCCTCGCTCACGACTGGTCAAATATCCGCTTCTTCTCAAAGAGATTCTCCGACACACGCCGCCAGATCATCCGGACACGGCCAGTCTCGAGAAAGCG ATAAGCATCATTCAGGCCGTCCTGGCCGATATTAACATGAAGAAAGGAGAGTCGGAGTGCCAATACTACATAGATAAGCTGGAATATCTGGATGATAGACAGAAAGACCCACGCATTGAGCAATGCAAGAGCCTGCTTTGCCACGGCGAACTGCGCAACAAAAGCGGCACG aAGTTGCACGTGTTCCTCTTCACGGAGGTTTTGGTCTTAACGCGGCCCGTGACGCGGAACGACCGCCACTGCTATCAGGTGTACCGTCAGCCAATCCCAGTCCAGGATCTCGTTCTGGAGGACCTCCAAGATGGAGACGTACGCATGGGCGGCTCATTCAGAGGGGCGTTTAGTAACGCAGACAAAG CCAAAAATATCTTTCGGGTTCGCTTCCAGGATCCAGCTCACGGTCAGTCCCACACGCTGCAGGTCAACGACATCTTCCACAAGCAGCAATGGCTCAACTGTCTCCGTACCGCCATGTCGACTTACAAAGACTCCGCCATTCCCGAAAACGAGCCCCCGTCCACCCCCCCACCGGCGGACGCTTGCATCAAACGCCGTTCGTCCTCCATCTCCGCCGTCATGCATATGGAAGAGTCGGATGAGAATTGCCCGAGCATCGCGTCTTCCGCCCCTTCGTCCCCCTGCTCGGAGGAGCCGCCCAGCCCCACGACCTCCACCACCTCCACCCTCTCGTCTTCATCGTcgtcgtcatcatcatcatcttccgTCTCCTTGTCCCGCAAATCCAAAAAAGACAAACGTTCGCTCTGCTCGTTGGGCAAGAGGAAGGAGACCATGGTGTAA
- the net1 gene encoding neuroepithelial cell-transforming gene 1 protein isoform X1 codes for MEETDEVQQTIAETVKERPRRNKRKSVADMDASPDRTFKRPSLRRGSSFTFLTPGPQWDFTLKRKRREKDDVDAVSLCSFDFKEPCTKRVRPLGRVTSLANLISPVKNGAVRRFGQTLQASFRGDGRSPGVPQQKPCSKAAAPTPPKRRNSTLWSETLDVHQKGAFSTKEIKRQEAIFELTRGEQDLIEDLKLARKAYHDPMLKLSIMSEEELTAIFGDLDAYIPVHEDLLAQLAKATGPDGTVRQIGKIVVDWLPRLNAYREYCSNQLAAKALLDQKKQDPRVQDFLQRCLESPFSRKLDLWSFLDIPRSRLVKYPLLLKEILRHTPPDHPDTASLEKAISIIQAVLADINMKKGESECQYYIDKLEYLDDRQKDPRIEQCKSLLCHGELRNKSGTKLHVFLFTEVLVLTRPVTRNDRHCYQVYRQPIPVQDLVLEDLQDGDVRMGGSFRGAFSNADKAKNIFRVRFQDPAHGQSHTLQVNDIFHKQQWLNCLRTAMSTYKDSAIPENEPPSTPPPADACIKRRSSSISAVMHMEESDENCPSIASSAPSSPCSEEPPSPTTSTTSTLSSSSSSSSSSSSVSLSRKSKKDKRSLCSLGKRKETMV; via the exons GCCGTCTTTGAGAAGAGGAAGTTCTTTCACCTTTTTGACACCTGGACCCCAATGGGACTTCACTTTG AAACGCAAACGCAGAGAGAAAGATGACGTGGATGCTGTCAGTCTTTGCAGCTTTGACTTTAAG GAACCCTGTACCAAGCGCGTGCGGCCACTCGGCCGAGTGACCTCCCTGGCGAACCTCATCTCACCCGTGAAGAATGGGGCCGTCCGACGTTTCGGCCAGACCCTCCAAGCCTCGTTTCGGGGCGACGGTCGGTCTCCGGGCGTGCCCCAGCAGAAGCCCTGCAGCAAGGCCGCAGCCCCGACGCCGCCCAAACGCCGCAACAGCACGCTCTGGTCCGAGACCCTGGACGTCCACCAGAAGGGAGCCTTTTCCACCAAGGAGATTAAGAGACAGGAG GCTATTTTTGAGCTGACTCGTGGAGAACAGGACCTGATTGAAGACCTGAAGTTAGCCCGAAAG GCGTACCACGACCCGATGTTGAAACTCTCGATTATGTCCGAAGAGGAGTTGACGGCCATCTTCGGAGACTTGGACGCTTATATACCCGTTCATGAAG ATCTTCTCGCTCAACTGGCGAAAGCCACAGGCCCGGATGGTACGGTGAGACAGATTGGCAAGATTGTTGTGGACTGG CTGCCGAGGTTAAACGCTTACAGGGAATACTGTAGTAACCAGCTGGCCGCCAAAGCGCTCCTCGACCAAAAAAAGCAAGACCCGAGAGTTCAAGACTTTTTGCAACGTTGCCTCGAGTCGCCGTTCAGCAGGAAGCTGGACCTGTGGAGCTTTCTGGACATCCCTCGCTCACGACTGGTCAAATATCCGCTTCTTCTCAAAGAGATTCTCCGACACACGCCGCCAGATCATCCGGACACGGCCAGTCTCGAGAAAGCG ATAAGCATCATTCAGGCCGTCCTGGCCGATATTAACATGAAGAAAGGAGAGTCGGAGTGCCAATACTACATAGATAAGCTGGAATATCTGGATGATAGACAGAAAGACCCACGCATTGAGCAATGCAAGAGCCTGCTTTGCCACGGCGAACTGCGCAACAAAAGCGGCACG aAGTTGCACGTGTTCCTCTTCACGGAGGTTTTGGTCTTAACGCGGCCCGTGACGCGGAACGACCGCCACTGCTATCAGGTGTACCGTCAGCCAATCCCAGTCCAGGATCTCGTTCTGGAGGACCTCCAAGATGGAGACGTACGCATGGGCGGCTCATTCAGAGGGGCGTTTAGTAACGCAGACAAAG CCAAAAATATCTTTCGGGTTCGCTTCCAGGATCCAGCTCACGGTCAGTCCCACACGCTGCAGGTCAACGACATCTTCCACAAGCAGCAATGGCTCAACTGTCTCCGTACCGCCATGTCGACTTACAAAGACTCCGCCATTCCCGAAAACGAGCCCCCGTCCACCCCCCCACCGGCGGACGCTTGCATCAAACGCCGTTCGTCCTCCATCTCCGCCGTCATGCATATGGAAGAGTCGGATGAGAATTGCCCGAGCATCGCGTCTTCCGCCCCTTCGTCCCCCTGCTCGGAGGAGCCGCCCAGCCCCACGACCTCCACCACCTCCACCCTCTCGTCTTCATCGTcgtcgtcatcatcatcatcttccgTCTCCTTGTCCCGCAAATCCAAAAAAGACAAACGTTCGCTCTGCTCGTTGGGCAAGAGGAAGGAGACCATGGTGTAA
- the net1 gene encoding neuroepithelial cell-transforming gene 1 protein isoform X3: MVAYDEPCVVPIKRTLQKIDYQNQAYKELEEPCTKRVRPLGRVTSLANLISPVKNGAVRRFGQTLQASFRGDGRSPGVPQQKPCSKAAAPTPPKRRNSTLWSETLDVHQKGAFSTKEIKRQEAIFELTRGEQDLIEDLKLARKAYHDPMLKLSIMSEEELTAIFGDLDAYIPVHEDLLAQLAKATGPDGTVRQIGKIVVDWLPRLNAYREYCSNQLAAKALLDQKKQDPRVQDFLQRCLESPFSRKLDLWSFLDIPRSRLVKYPLLLKEILRHTPPDHPDTASLEKAISIIQAVLADINMKKGESECQYYIDKLEYLDDRQKDPRIEQCKSLLCHGELRNKSGTKLHVFLFTEVLVLTRPVTRNDRHCYQVYRQPIPVQDLVLEDLQDGDVRMGGSFRGAFSNADKAKNIFRVRFQDPAHGQSHTLQVNDIFHKQQWLNCLRTAMSTYKDSAIPENEPPSTPPPADACIKRRSSSISAVMHMEESDENCPSIASSAPSSPCSEEPPSPTTSTTSTLSSSSSSSSSSSSVSLSRKSKKDKRSLCSLGKRKETMV; this comes from the exons ATGGTGGCTTACGATGAACCCTGTGTGGTACCTATCAAACGGACTTTACAGAAGATAGACTACCAGAACCAGGCTTACAAAGAACTAGAG GAACCCTGTACCAAGCGCGTGCGGCCACTCGGCCGAGTGACCTCCCTGGCGAACCTCATCTCACCCGTGAAGAATGGGGCCGTCCGACGTTTCGGCCAGACCCTCCAAGCCTCGTTTCGGGGCGACGGTCGGTCTCCGGGCGTGCCCCAGCAGAAGCCCTGCAGCAAGGCCGCAGCCCCGACGCCGCCCAAACGCCGCAACAGCACGCTCTGGTCCGAGACCCTGGACGTCCACCAGAAGGGAGCCTTTTCCACCAAGGAGATTAAGAGACAGGAG GCTATTTTTGAGCTGACTCGTGGAGAACAGGACCTGATTGAAGACCTGAAGTTAGCCCGAAAG GCGTACCACGACCCGATGTTGAAACTCTCGATTATGTCCGAAGAGGAGTTGACGGCCATCTTCGGAGACTTGGACGCTTATATACCCGTTCATGAAG ATCTTCTCGCTCAACTGGCGAAAGCCACAGGCCCGGATGGTACGGTGAGACAGATTGGCAAGATTGTTGTGGACTGG CTGCCGAGGTTAAACGCTTACAGGGAATACTGTAGTAACCAGCTGGCCGCCAAAGCGCTCCTCGACCAAAAAAAGCAAGACCCGAGAGTTCAAGACTTTTTGCAACGTTGCCTCGAGTCGCCGTTCAGCAGGAAGCTGGACCTGTGGAGCTTTCTGGACATCCCTCGCTCACGACTGGTCAAATATCCGCTTCTTCTCAAAGAGATTCTCCGACACACGCCGCCAGATCATCCGGACACGGCCAGTCTCGAGAAAGCG ATAAGCATCATTCAGGCCGTCCTGGCCGATATTAACATGAAGAAAGGAGAGTCGGAGTGCCAATACTACATAGATAAGCTGGAATATCTGGATGATAGACAGAAAGACCCACGCATTGAGCAATGCAAGAGCCTGCTTTGCCACGGCGAACTGCGCAACAAAAGCGGCACG aAGTTGCACGTGTTCCTCTTCACGGAGGTTTTGGTCTTAACGCGGCCCGTGACGCGGAACGACCGCCACTGCTATCAGGTGTACCGTCAGCCAATCCCAGTCCAGGATCTCGTTCTGGAGGACCTCCAAGATGGAGACGTACGCATGGGCGGCTCATTCAGAGGGGCGTTTAGTAACGCAGACAAAG CCAAAAATATCTTTCGGGTTCGCTTCCAGGATCCAGCTCACGGTCAGTCCCACACGCTGCAGGTCAACGACATCTTCCACAAGCAGCAATGGCTCAACTGTCTCCGTACCGCCATGTCGACTTACAAAGACTCCGCCATTCCCGAAAACGAGCCCCCGTCCACCCCCCCACCGGCGGACGCTTGCATCAAACGCCGTTCGTCCTCCATCTCCGCCGTCATGCATATGGAAGAGTCGGATGAGAATTGCCCGAGCATCGCGTCTTCCGCCCCTTCGTCCCCCTGCTCGGAGGAGCCGCCCAGCCCCACGACCTCCACCACCTCCACCCTCTCGTCTTCATCGTcgtcgtcatcatcatcatcttccgTCTCCTTGTCCCGCAAATCCAAAAAAGACAAACGTTCGCTCTGCTCGTTGGGCAAGAGGAAGGAGACCATGGTGTAA